The following is a genomic window from Desulfuromonadaceae bacterium.
TCTTCGCCATCGCCGTCTCACTGGTACTTTTGACCTATGTCGAGGCCGATGAAAAGATGCGCTTAAGCGCTGCTGAATTTCGCAAGATCATCACTGTCGCGTTGCTGATGCCGGGGATTGCACTGCTGTTGATGCTCGCCTTCTTTGTCATCCTGCCGCGCACCCAATATCCGCTGTGGAACTTTCTCAATCCTGGCGGCACCAGCAAGGTCGGGTTCAGTGAAGAGGTGCGCCCCGGCACGGTTTCGAATCTGGCGGAAACCAGAACTCCGGTTTTCCGCGCCAAAACTATGGAGCTGCCGAAGGAAGATCTCTACTGGCGCGGCATTGTTCTCAGTCAACTGGAGGGGAACAACTGGAAACGCTTGCCGGAAGTCCCCGGCACCACGCCAGATATCAGAGGAGGGCGTGCCGTTGCGGTAACGGTTTACCCCGAGCTGAATGACCGCCGTTACCTTTTTGCTCTCGATGTGCCGGGGCAAATCAGCGGTATCAGGGCCGCGCGCGATGCGGAAGGGGTACTGACGCTGCACCGGACACCGCGTAAACGCTTTTTCTATGAAATCGTCTCGCACATCGGGGCAACCCTTAAGGCGCCAGTGCGAGCAGATCGCTGGCTCCAGGTACCGGAAAATATTTCACCACGCATTGTCAATCTGGCGCAACAACTGCGTGCCGCCGGGGCAACAGATGATCAACGGTTTGCCGCGCTGGTGAACTATTTTCGCACGGCAAAGTTTTCATATTCCCACCGCGACCTGCCGCGCGGCCCCGACCCCGTCGCTGAATTTTTATTTGAGCGCAAAACCGGGTATTGTGAATTTTTTGCCTCGTCTTTCGCCCTTCTGGCACGCTTGATCGATATCCCGGCCCGACTGGTCGGCGGCTACTATGGAGGGAATTATAATGACCTCGGCGGGTACTATCTGGTCAGCGAGGATCAGGCACACGTCTGGGTAGAAGTGCTCCTGAGCGGGGAAGGCTGGCGCCGTTTTGACCCGAGCACGCTGGCTGTCAACGCCACCACGGAGCTCCTTGCCGAGCGCGGAAGCGGGCAATCTCTGGCGCAACGACTTGCCGATGCCGCCGATTATTTCTGGCAACGCGCGGTTAT
Proteins encoded in this region:
- a CDS encoding DUF3488 and transglutaminase-like domain-containing protein; its protein translation is MVNLRTPLNWLHYVICLLGVAPVYAALALPAQIALPLALLGGISADRQQRTVIPDRGATLASLIFFIFYGWQVSFVNLIDPVINILALLIAIRLLGAKSGRHLLQNYTLALFSLAASALLKLDASFLSYLILMVFAIAVSLVLLTYVEADEKMRLSAAEFRKIITVALLMPGIALLLMLAFFVILPRTQYPLWNFLNPGGTSKVGFSEEVRPGTVSNLAETRTPVFRAKTMELPKEDLYWRGIVLSQLEGNNWKRLPEVPGTTPDIRGGRAVAVTVYPELNDRRYLFALDVPGQISGIRAARDAEGVLTLHRTPRKRFFYEIVSHIGATLKAPVRADRWLQVPENISPRIVNLAQQLRAAGATDDQRFAALVNYFRTAKFSYSHRDLPRGPDPVAEFLFERKTGYCEFFASSFALLARLIDIPARLVGGYYGGNYNDLGGYYLVSEDQAHVWVEVLLSGEGWRRFDPSTLAVNATTELLAERGSGQSLAQRLADAADYFWQRAVIVYDFDRQMTLLLATGRNLRALRPQLKKPATATVLMVLGGLGMIVVSGYWRGTRHRAHPLLRAYLRSVARRYPAAVLPPRCGLTELAEAVNDPRCQRFADIYGGAFYRDRLLTREEREALREIIAQLKSAQN